One genomic window of Mesoplodon densirostris isolate mMesDen1 chromosome 14, mMesDen1 primary haplotype, whole genome shotgun sequence includes the following:
- the LOC132501422 gene encoding speedy protein E5-like — protein sequence MVILIPSDVTCNILKSLVPAAAQDSSALASNPTSSEVVSKLKSWKKRSQRRNMWTVTHVEGTKLRFSKRRSSYRAEDQEAFYRLLEDPVIQSFLKADSFLQVSDKYLLSMVVEYFGRVGLPGHLYNRIHFFLALYIASDMEEDNPTAKQSIFPFLLGREHWQHLYKKFLQLKVEFFCAMEYRAWVTRELCEEIQAQNPHHWVWSRVRPGAP from the exons ATGGTCATTCTTATCCCTTCAGATGTCACGTGCAACATACTCAAG AGTCTCGTTCCTGCAGCCGCCCAGGACAGCAGCGCCCTGGCCTCCAATCCCACCTCCTCGGAAGTCGTCTCCAAGCTGAAGTCCTGGAAGAAGCGCAGTCAGAGGAGGAACATGTGGACCGTCACTCATGTTGAGGGAACGAAACTCAGGTTCAGCAAGAGAAGATCCAGTTATCGTGCAGAAGACCAAGAGGCCTTCTACCGGCTTCTGG AGGACCCTGTTATCCAGAGCTTCTTGAAAGCTGATAGTTTCCTGCAAGTGTCTGACAAG TACCTGCTCTCCATGGTGGTGGAGTACTTCGGCCGTGTCGGGCTGCCTGGTCACCTCTACAACAGGATCCACTTCTTCCTGGCCCT CTACATCGCCTCCGACATGGAGGAGGACAACCCCACGGCCAAGCAGAGCATCTTCCCGTTCCTGCTGGGCAGAGAGCACTGGCAGCACCTCTACAAGAAGTTCCTCCAGCTGAAGGTGGAATTCTTCTGTGCCATGGAGTACCGAGCCTGGGTCACCCGGGAATTGTGTGAGGAG ATCCAGGCCCAGAACCCACATCACTGGGTCTGGAGTCGGGTGCGCCCTGGCGCCCCCTAG